From the genome of Uranotaenia lowii strain MFRU-FL chromosome 1, ASM2978415v1, whole genome shotgun sequence, one region includes:
- the LOC129738838 gene encoding isocitrate dehydrogenase [NADP], mitochondrial-like: protein MARSLMKFGKYLTPSCNPLAAASVPSMTTPVRNRSSDARIQASKPVVEMDGDEMTRIIWHFIKEKLIFPYVKVECLYYDLGLPYRDQTDDQVTIDAAHAILKHNVGIKCATITPDEQRVEEFKLKKMWLSPNGTIRNILGGTVFREPILCSNIPRLVPGWTRPIIIGRHAHGDQYKAQDFVVSKPGTVKMVYTANDGTVQEFELFNYKAGGVAMGMYNTDDSIAAFAHSSFQIALGKKWPLYLSTKNTILKRYDGRFKDIFQEIYEKHYKKQFDDAKIWYEHRLIDDMVAQALKSDGGFVWSCKNYDGDVQSDIVAQGYGSLGLMTSVLVCPDGKTIESEAAHGTVTRHYREHQKGRPTSTNPIASIFAWTRGLEHRAKLDNTPDLGRFATALEKACVDCVESGKMTKDLAICIHGGKNTKEGMYLNTQDFLEAIAEQLERSWKK from the exons GTTCAGATGCACGAATTCAGGCCTCGAAACCGGTCGTCGAAATGGACGGCGATGAAATGACCAGAATCATCTGGCATTTCATCAAGGAAAAATTGATCTTTCCATATGTCAAG GTCGAGTGTCTGTACTACGATTTGGGGTTGCCCTACCGAGATCAAACTGATGATCAGGTGACGATCGATGCGGCTCATGCCATCCTGAAGCATAATGTTGGCATTAAGTGTGCCACCATTACTCCCGACGAGCAGCGGGTCGAAGAATTCAAGCTGAAGAAAATGTGGCTCAGTCCGAATGGAACTATCCGTAATATTCTGGGAGGAACCGTGTTCCGTGAACCCATCTTGTGTAGCAACATTCCTAGACTGGTACCTGGCTGGACTAGGCCAATCATAATCGGTCGTCACGCTCACGGTGATCAGTACAAGGCCCAGGACTTTGTTGTGTCGAAACCAGGAACTGTGAAAATGGTTTATACTGCCAATGATGGAACCGTCCAGGAATTTGAGCTCTTCAACTACAAGGCAGGTGGCGTAGCCATGGGAATGTACAATACAGACGATTCCATCGCGGCGTTTGCTCACTCGTCCTTCCAAATTGCACTTGGCAAGAAGTGGCCACTTTATTTGTCTACCAAGAACACCATTCTGAAGAGATACGACGGTCGATTCAAAGACATCTTCCAGGAAATCTATGAGAAGCACTATAAGAAGCAGTTCGATGATGCTAAAATTTGGTATGAGCATCGATTAATCGATGACATGGTTGCGCAAGCCTTGAAATCTGATGGAGGTTTCGTTTGGTCCTGTAAAAATTATGACGGTGACGTCCAATCGGACATCGTCGCCCAGGGATATGGCTCCCTCGGTCTTATGACGTCTGTACTAGTATGTCCCGATGGAAAAACAATCGAGTCGGAAGCTGCCCACGGAACCGTTACTCGCCACTACAG GGAACATCAAAAGGGACGTCCAACCTCGACAAACCCGATCGCGTCGATCTTTGCTTGGACTCGAGGTCTGGAACACCGAGCTAAGTTAGACAACACCCCGGATCTGGGACGGTTTGCCACTGCCCTTGAGAAAGCCTGCGTTGATTGTGTCGAATCGGGTAAAATGACGAAGGATTTGGCCATTTGCATTCATGGCGGTAAAAACACCAAGGAAGGAATGTATTTGAACACCCAAGACTTCTTGGAAGCAATCGCCGAACAGTTGGAACGTTcgtggaaaaaataa